Within the Medicago truncatula cultivar Jemalong A17 chromosome 4, MtrunA17r5.0-ANR, whole genome shotgun sequence genome, the region ttgatttgatttgattttcttCACTCTCaagaatttttttctctctctagaaagcGTCGGCGATGGTAGTGTGTTGAAGAAGAAGGCGGtgaatttcaatttaaataatgtTTATAGTGAGTTATTGACTCGGCTTGTGAAGCACGTTGAATTTTATAGAATCTATTTTCGGAGAAGATGCTACGAAGAAGGTGCGAAAACGCGCGAAGGAGATTAACACACGCGCGTTACAAGAACGACGCGTTTGTATTTTTGATCGGACGGTTGTGATTGTAGCCGCCTCTAATCTACGGTCTTAGCTTGTTCAATTATTTCAACTACTATCTTAATGAATGactaaaatataatatcattagaaataaaataagtcagagggatttaaatattatatacaaaaattgactGATACCTACACCttgatataaaattaaaatctctCCTAAAATGGACTAATTAGGCCCCTCTTTCCGTCATTAAAAAGAGATCATATACGTATATATTAGTATCACTACAATTTTAGTTAAGAATGATTAATGACTCAAATAATTGATCAACTGTTTTCTGGCACATATATAGGCAATTTGTATCTGACAGCtgttttttatgtattatataGGATTAAGATAAGGAGTTGTTTTTCATGTGGAATAAACACACATGTATATTTAATTGGAGTTTAgtttaaattaatgtttttacAAATGACATTAACATTTGGAACGTTTTATGCAAATGGTTAGGAATATTGCTTTGTAGTAATTGGTCACTCTAACAATGTTAACTCATCTTAGACTATGTTTTGGACAGGCTTAAAGATACGCAAAAACCAGATTTCGGAATCCTTGTAGGACAATATGATGAATATCACACAATGATATGTCTAAAGTTGTTCAATTAGggtttttatccaaaaaaaatcctTTATCTTTTTCCTATAAAACCTGACTTATGAAACATGTTTAAGTACACATTTTTTAAACACTAAAACATTACATTCATGACATTTGACTTACTTGATTGTCGTAATGTTTACAGGTACACCATCCCTCAACTGTCATCCAAGTTGTCAATCTAGATTCAAATACACATTTTCTAAAACCTAAAACCTCACACTCATGCCCTTTAACTTACTTGATCGTCATAATGTTTGAAGGCACCGTGGATTAGGTTTTCTTGATAATCTAAgcaaggaaaaataaaaatgttctcATATTACAAAATGATTTCATTCTTATATTCTCGACTATAATCCTTCTCTATCACTACATTGCTCCAAAAACCAACAATATGCGTGAGAATATGTATTACCCTATTGATCCTCTACTTATTTACTGGCTTGATTCTCTGCCAAATTTGTAGCATAAAGTTGTACTAATACCtatataaaaaaacttgttaaGTAATAATACTTTGTAGGTTGGATGGACGGGGTGTCCACCTATCTTTTCTCAATccaaaaccaaaactaaaaccaaaatatttttttataataaatgtgTATGAACGTGTTTCTtgatatgtaattttttttgtcttgctaacaagtgtgCTAAGAGTAATATTTAACGAACCCACAACGAGaaataattttatcttaaaaatacaagtcaaacacatgtaaaagtcataattacataattttcaatataaaaattattactttataTGGTTAAACAACAGTCGTTAATATTTTCTTGTTAACATGACACAAATCTGATGTGTGGATTCTTGTAATTCTACGCTTTATTGAAATTTCTTTTCAATCattcatgttgttgttcttgttttattatttgttgCTTTCTTTCTCGTTCCTCGTCTTCCGTTTCAAGCTATTGTCTTTATACCCTTTGTTTAGtcatttaaatttcttttttatcaatgtGCACTCAAATTTTTGTCCAAGAATCTTTCGTCAAAGTCATTCACATTTCTGATCATTTCAAATTCAACGagttatttgtttgtattttatgcTTCATGAATAGTTCTCTCCTTCATATACATATCCTTGATAAGTTTCATTGAATAGTTAAACATTTCAAATCTTGTCATCTTTCAATTGTTTTATGCATGATATttctatataaaatttaaaacttttgcaAGCTTTACTTGCATAGTAACCACAATTTGACACCATactcattattttaaaattatggtGAAGCTTGACtacaaaaaatgaagtttttttttgtgggagTCATTCTTTATAATTAAGATTAGGGTTACTACATAACCATTGGATTTCCTATGGATTGAACTCAAAGTGATTAATCAATTTAGAATATGACAAATCATTTGAGAAAACATTAAATCTTGGTTCGGACAacttttaattagattttactTGCTTTAAATTATCATAATCTCCTTCTCCTAAGAACCAAAATCAAATCAGACGCTCAATCGACAAGATATCTATATCATAGTTTAGCTACTTTATTAACTTGCTCAAACATAAGAAAGCACAATTAAACCGCTCAAATAACTTAATCATAAATAATATCGATCCACAATTCAACCAATTAGACGGCTagttttgattcaatttatagaacattaacttaaaaatgacctaaacatgTCTCATAATTGAGTAAACTTCATAGCAGGTGTATGTATTCCTATTATTCAGGAGTCAACATTTGGTACAGAAATTAAATTTCAGACACGACCTAGTCTCATATTTGCAAACAAAATATCTGGTGTTTTCCATTTCAATAATGTGCACGTGAGGAACAAATGCACAAGCCACATGGAATAACAAAGTCAAATAATAACAGCAATAGAATAACTTCACCTACGAAGCACGGGGCGCCCCTTCTCTACAGATAATagaatgaataataataataaatatatcatgACAATGGTAAGTGGTAATGGGGGTTTCTTTTCTCATTCTATTTCTATCGATGACTTGATACTATAACTACCTCGAAAACTATTAAACATTATTGACTTTctcaaacaatatttttgactctttttttttttttttttttttcaaactagaTGAACCTTGAATATTTCAAAACAGAAATGTTAGTTGAACTATTTTTGGCAcaaataaatgattaattatgtaTAGTACTTGGTTAATGGTATCACTTTTTAACGGTGATTTTTGACACTTAacattgtttgtttatttattatatggttACACGGTTTAATAACATAGTTAATTCAGTTCATTATGTGATTAACAAATATCTTGATGTAGttcaattatatttatttatttgaaaattgatttttttttttttttaaaacacaacgtggttcattttttcatttcatgattaagactttttttttttttgcataaaacaTGTATTTTCCGTGcgtcctctcaaaaaaaaaaagtattttccGTGCGCTCCCTCGAGCCTTATGAAATGCAGATAGAAAGTAAACCTTGCAtacattatgcattgttcataccaacatAGAGATATTGTCTTCTCATCTAAGTGTTCTTGGATCATGCTTAAAGcattttaaatatgtttagttGATAATTGTAATTCATTAAACAGTAATAAATTGAATGAACCAAATATTTGAATGTCGGTAATCATGGACTTATTTGtggttataaaaaaaactaaactaaactataTAATAACTCATTAACCACATAATGAACTGAATCAATCACCCATTTAAATTGCATTAACTAAACTAATTTGCTattggataatcgtttgtttcTTCTTAAATATGTCTTGTCATCACTCCTAAtctattttctttccttcttgaAGACTTCatcatatgtatatataatttcCTCTATTAAatctatattttgattttttttttttttttttggtgggggGGTGTCTAGGAAATCACCATGGATCAACTGGGATAATATTTGTTCGGATAAAGAGAAAGGAGGGTTGGGGTTAGGGGGATTAGTCAAATTAATTTACCATGGTTATAAAAGTGGTGTTGGAGAATGCAGGCGGAACAATCGAGTATAAGGTTTAAGGTGTTGGTAGCGAAGTATGGGGTAGAGGATGGTGAGGGTGAAAAAGGGTGGTCGTATGGGTTCACATTGATGGCACGATATCATGACCATACGTAGAGGTGTAGGTTTGGGTGTGGGGAGTTGGTTTGACGAGAATTTGGTGTGGGTTGTGGGTCACGGGACCAAGACTTTCTTTTGGTCAGTCTAGTGATTGGATGGAGGGGTGATGAGTGATAGGTTTAGGTGGCTATATTCATTATTGAAGAATCATTTTGTTTCACTGGCAGAGATGGGGGACGGGGAAGATGGGTGGAAATGGTGGCGTAGGCTTTTGACTTGGGAGGAGGAGTAGATGAGTGTGTGCAGTATGTTGTtgtctaacattttttttttcaaggatgGTGTGGGTGACAAGTGAGATTGGAGCCTAGATCCAGGCAAAGGGTACTCTGCCAAGTGGCCAACCATTTACTTTCTTCCAGTATTTTGCAATATGGTTTGCTTGATTATTATGATTATGTGTGGGATATAGTAGTGTGAAGGATGCTTCTCAATCTCATTCCAACAAAGGATAGCTTGATTTATCGTGGTATTATTCCCCACAATTCTAATCTTTGCTCGAGTGGGTGAGGTCAAGCTGAAAATATTGATCATTTGTTCGTTGGTTATGGGTTTTATGGCAGCATTTGgattatttaaaaagaaataaacaattGTCTCTTTCGCCGAAAAATTCtagataaattaaaataaagactaAACAAACTTATTGATTTTGACTCGGACGTGAAAAAACTCTAGATTTAAGAGTATTTCGTCACCCTAAATTAGTTGTCTAATGTGGTTGATTTCAAAGTCAATATCTCTAAAATGCAACACTTACTACTCGCTAACACCTAGTCCTCAATTAGCAAGGACACATAAACCACTTTTGAATGTTAATGAGGATTAGATTTCTTTATAAGTTTACATTCATAAATATTTACACGTATACAGTTGCTTCTCAATAGTGTCAGTAAGAAGAATCGGTGTAACTCTCTTCCTCCATACTATTCTGCTACCAATTTGTATATATGCCATCAGTTTGATAATTACTTTAATGTTGGCAACAATTGTTCGCAAGTAAACCTTGTAAATAGAATTGACCGGTAAGTTCTCGTGGGTTTAGTtcagttgatatgaacaatgtataaaaatatgtaaggtctgaggttcaaatcccggacacagaaaaaaagaattgaacCGGTAAATTATAACGTGTAATATTGATTAGGTAGCTACATGACTTATTCAAAGGagatatttgtcaaaaatagaTACAGtaataattaactttaaaataaatggataaCAGCTACAACACAACGGGGCGCAAAAAGAAAATAGATTGTCACAGGGCTATTTGTTTTTAGAACGTCGATCATGACATCTTATTTCAATGTGgttagaaataaaaattttgaaaattacttTTCATACTTCACTCAATGCTAAAAAACACTATAAAATGGTAAATTTAACCTCAAATTCTATCAACAGTGAACTACCGCTGGTTAAATCTATTGGTGGTTAATTACCGATAGAATTATATTAGTAATTTGTGGTGTTTCATAGCAACCTTTTGCGTGGgaatatcaatttttaaatttttcttcttgTCAAATAATGAACATAAGTAACCTTGAACAATGTTAGTGAGCAATACGGCTCCCTTGCCCAATATAATATCTTAGTTTTTGGGatgaaaaacattattttgaaCATTGATGTTACTCAACTTCTAAATTATGGCGGTTGAGTAGCTCGAATAATTTGAgctaaaaataaatagttagagACTATATGTTCAAATTAGACGAAAGAGAAAAACTAATGCTATAACAATTAATTTACTAACATTTTCCAATTAAATTGATGGGTTTCCACTTTCCATGGCGATTGAGTTTCAAAATTCTTTATGTGAACGTAATGGCTTTACGCCTTTACTAATGATGTTGGATTTTGTTAGGAAATTCTTACATAGAAGTGATGGGTGGGAATATGACTCCCTGTTTATAGTTAAGTTGGATAATAGGggaaattcaaatttttatagCCAAAAGGTTAATCACTTTAAGAACTTCATAGCTAAGAATTCGTCACGAATTGCAGAAGAGTAATGACTTGTATTGATGGGATAATTAAGGCAATGAGCTTCATTAGGTTAGAGGCTTTTAATTAAAGATTAAGGCCGCTTTGGTCTTCATCATGATTTGCAAAAGATTAATCACCGATCAGTGTACCAATTTTTGAATGAATCGTCGTTGTAAATCTTTATGAAACTAAAATTTAGATGTTAGCCCGGTAGTTCTCAGAAGAAAGATTGTGATAATCTAAAGttcaaccaaaaaataaagtttaaccAAGAATCAGCTAGTTTTTTCTGACAAAATGACTAAGAATCAACTTGTCAAAACTGCCAGCAGGTACTACAAAATATTAGTAAAATCCTAAGTAgaagaaattaattaaactCAACAATTCGGATTTCAAAACCATTCATTAACAAGAATTTTCGAAAACAAGAAAATTTACTACATTTTTTGTTTAGGAATCAACCTTAACTGCTTAAttatatcaaaaacaaaaaaacaaaaccttgCCTACTTCATATCGAGCGaacattcataatatttttgataAGTTCTCATGTTTAAAAATCTTTTATAAGTTCTCATGTTTAAAATTGAACACTCCATCAGGGTAGTGTTTAGTgccaaaaaaattctttgaaagtaACTAATTACGAAAGAGTCGTGATGCTGTTAATTTACTTCCAATACAATTAAACGCAGACGAGAACTCCAAAGACTACTTTGGGACATGCGGAAGAGCAACATTGGGGAATAATAAAACCGAAATAGCTGGGAATTATCACTTAACAATGTTATTTAACAGAGGATCAACAATAGAGAAAACAATCAAACTCCACGTTCATCGTGTCTAGCAAAATACATCCAAAAACTACCCAATGTCGATGAACCCGCATTCAAAATAAGAGCAATGTCTGTGAAATTTATGTAAGATGCACCATTCCTCTCAAACACCACACACTGCTCCTTAGGCTTCTGCGAACCTATGAGGTAAAAAACATAACATGAATCAACTTCCAATGGATAATGCAGAACTTAAAGGATGTGTAAAATCGTAATCTTTGAAGATAAATACAAGATATATTATATGACTTACCCAAGCTCAGatagcttctgatgagcttcggCATAATCAGCAAAGAAAGCATCTTCATCCTGCAATCATTGACAAATGAGAATTCTTAGATTAACTTATCAGCAGATATAATAATTTCATAATGCCAACAATATGATGAAAAGGATTATTATAggaatattaaatattaaatatacataCAGCAGCATATTTCTCAACAAGTGGGCGGAATACAGGGTCGCTCAAAAGTGCCTTATCACTTGGCAACTGAAGAAGGCCTTCCTTCTCACCACCCAACAACTCCCTAATCATTCCAACAACATCGATAATCAATAATAAGAatttaaaacaaagaaaaaagggGGCATGGATGAGAGATAATGTTTTTAATTAGACTCACGTAAAGTATGAGTTGTCAAAAATGAGAGGATTAGAAGTCCATGGGCCCTCAAATCCAGAACGCTCCTTGTGTGCAGCTCCCTAAAAATTACATTAAGCATAACCAAAACACAGTCACAACCTCAATGTTGAGAATAGTCgaatatgttattatttttcataacaattaaacaagttaaaaataaaattttgcagataATAAGGCAACTTAGTCAAGTTTTTTGCATTGGCAGCCATATCATCACAATCACAAATCGCACAACCACAATGCAGCCACAAAACTTAGATGCTTATTCCAGTGTCAAAATATCAAATGTGACAAATACTATACTCAATAAACAGATTAAAGTCAATGCATACAATGGTGTGGCCACCAGACAAAGCAACGATGTCCTGGTCACTAAGCCCCATAGCTTTGCCAAACACATCCCTCAAATGGTCAGAACCTGCAAAAATCAAGAATCAAATAATGAGCCAAACAACTACCAGTCAATTGTAGGCAATAATTCACATCGCAAGTCCAGAACACTTACCCTTGGTGGCATCAGGCAAGCGACCCTCTGGTGGTGGCTCAGGCTTGTCCTGATAATTAAACCAGAACAAAGGACCAATTAGCctccaaatataaaaattaaatagggtGAAAAACAAAGATACATCAGCATCTTTTGAGTATAATTTAGCATCCATATGTGTACATAATTACAAAACATGCAAGAGACAAAAAGCATTCCCAGTTATCACATGTGGTTAATTATTGCAATGCAATCTACAAGTTGGTTACCAACAGAAATATTTGAAACCCAGAAACTCGTTGATAAGGATTACAGACAGCTTACATAACATGCAAATAAATGAAATCTGAGAAC harbors:
- the LOC11412115 gene encoding L-ascorbate peroxidase, cytosolic, which codes for MGKSYPTVSADYQKAVEKAKRKLRGFIAEKKCAPLMLRLAWHSAGTFDSKTKTGGPFGTIKHQAELAHGANNGLDIAVRLLEPLKEQFPIISYADFYQLAGVVAVEVTGGPEVPFHPGREDKPEPPPEGRLPDATKGSDHLRDVFGKAMGLSDQDIVALSGGHTIGAAHKERSGFEGPWTSNPLIFDNSYFTELLGGEKEGLLQLPSDKALLSDPVFRPLVEKYAADEDAFFADYAEAHQKLSELGFAEA